CTCCCGCCGTCATCCCGTCGGCATTGGCCGGAACTCGCGGCCGCGGAGGCTCCCGCTGAACCGCCTCCGCAGGAGCGCATGCATTCAGAGCCGCAGGAACAAGATCGAAGCGCTCAAGACACCTCGCAAAATCATCCTGGCTCACCCTCACATTTGGTGAAGCCAATGCCCCGACTCCCACCCGAGCGTCTCAATCCGGTCGGGCTGGCTCGCCGAAGCTACCCATTGAGCGGCGCACTTGCCGATGGCAGGGCCATCGCTCCCACTTCCGACCCCTCGTCACCAAAACCGCGGAAGAGCCGTGATGGTATCCACCGGCGGGTGGTTCGGTTGACCGATAGGCCCCTGAGCTGCCAAATGCGGTAGCCGGCGTTTCAACGGGCCTTCCAGCTCCGGCGAGGCTAGGGTCACGCTGGGAGCAGCGCCAGCGCGTCGTAGTCGGTGACGATGTCAATCATGCCGCCTATCCAGGCTCGCGTGACTTGCTCCAGCCGCGGCTTAGCTAGTCGCAGCACCCTACCGGCTACGCCCCGTGCTCGCAAAGCTGGTCAGCGCTGGCTGTACGTGCTGGCAGGACCGGAGGATGGCGATGGAACCATCAGAAGTCCAGCGCGCGGTTACAGCCGGGAGGTCGGCGGCTTCCGCCTTGGGCCTTCAAGTCGAGGGTGCGGTCGTTGTGCACAACTCGAACCGCATCGCCGTGCGCCTGATCCCTTGCAACGTTCTCGCTCGGGTCGCGCCGCTCTCGCATCAGACCGCCGACGACCTCGAAGTCGAGGTAGCTCGCCGTCTCGCCGAAACCGGTAGCCCGGTGGCTGAGCTTGAGCCTCGGGTGGCGCCGCGTGTCTATGTGCGTGACGGCTTCGCTATCACGCTGTGGACCTACTACGAGCCGGCGGCGTCCTCAGACATCGCACCGGCCGAGTACGCGCAGGCACTCGGCTGGCTCCATGCCGGCCTGCGCCAGATCGAAGTGAGCGCACCGCATTTCACCGACCGAGTCGCCGAAGCAGAGAGGCTGGTCGCTGACCGAGAGCAGACCCCAGGGCTTCTTGGCGCCGACCGGGAACTCCTCGGCAACACCCTGCGTCGCCTGAGTACCGGAATCATCGGACGCGGCACCGGCGAACAGCTATTGCACGGAGAACCGCATTTGGGCAACTTGCTTCGGACACGACAAGGGCTGCTTATCGTGGACTTCGAGACGTGCTGTCGTGGGCCAGTCGAGTTCGACATCGCCCATGGCCTCCTCCCGAGCGAAGACGGGCGCATGTTGGCTACCGAAGAAGTTTGCGAGCACTATCCGGGGGCTGACCAAGGCGTACTTGACCAGTGCCGCATCCTCATATGGGCGATGATCACGACGTGGCGCTGGCAACGAGACGACCAGCTCCCCAACGGGCGCTACTGGGCAAGCGAGGGGCTCAACCAGCTTCGGGCAGCACGCGATCGCTACGGACTGGATGTCTAGGGCGGCCAAACCGCTATGTCGCCAGCCGACTCGGCGGCCGGAAGCTGGGATGGAGGCCACCCGCCCCGCTCACTACAGGCGGTCATCGGTCAGGCGAAGTGCCCGCCGGTGGATACCATCACGGGTCTTCCTCCATTTTGGTGAACTGGCCTTGGCGGCTCCCACTGGCGGTCGGTGTGCGCCCGACTGCGGCGTGCAGCGCACCCCGAACACGTCACGGAGCGGCGTCGGCTCGGGGCATCGCGCCCATCCGGGACCGCCATCGCCAAAAACGCGGAAGACCCACCATCACCTGGCGAGGTATCCGCTCAAGGCCGCTAAGGACGGGCTCGACCTGCTGCCGGACCTGCTTGCGCTACGCGGCCGCATGCACGCCGGTCGACGAGATTCCGCGGCGATTCTGTCGGGCAGGCGAGGATCGCGCTAGACTTCGAGCGGCCTTGCCGCGGGCCGCGCAGCCGATGGCGATCCTGCTGGCGTACGCTGCGGCACTGCCAGTTTGCCAGACGCGCCGGGCGAGGCGCCGCGGAGCCCATTCGCGGTTCGGCGCCGCGGCTCTGGAGGGCTGGTGAAGGTTCGCGGTGTGATCAAGCTGCTGGAGGCCGGTGGCTGGCGTCAGGTTCACGGTCAGGGCAAAGGAAGCCATCGCAAGTTTCGGCATCCAGACCGTCCAGGGATGGTGATCGTTCCAGGACATCCCAACGACGATTTGGAGACCGGCACAGGGAACGCGATCAGGCGGCAGGCCGAACTTTGAGAGGAGAGAGGAGCGGATGTACCGCGTACATGCTGCCACCGTGTCGGTGCAAGTCCCGGTGATTCTCGAGGAGGGCGAGACGAATTGGAGCGCATTCGCCCCAAGTATCCCGGGTTGCGTGACCACCGGCCGCGATCGCGACGAGACCCTGAAGAACATGGCCGAAGCGCTCAGTTATCATCTCGACGAGACGCATCGTGACGAGTTGCAGGAATACGCGCACCTGAATCCAGAGCTGCGGCAGGCTGCAGCGATGGCGAAGGCCACGCTCTCGGTCGCTGAGGCTGCCAGTCTGGCGGGCGTCGGCTCGACCGCAATCACTGCTGCAATGCGTGATGGCGAATTGGCATGGGTTGAGACCCCAACGGAGAACGGCGCCGGCCATCGCCGTGCGCGCCGCGTCTACCGCCAGGAGCTCGAGCGCTGGGCGGCGGCGCGCCCGCAGCGTCGCAGGCGCAGCGCCTGAGCGAGACAGCTCACGCCCGATCGATCGACTCACGTAGCTACGAACGAGCCGGATCGAGTCGCGCAGCAGCGCCGCGTTACGTCCGCGCCTGGGGTCGCGCCGAGGCGGTCCAGCCGCCGTCCACCACGATCGCCTGGCCGGTGACGAAGCTCGAATCGTCGCTCACCAGCCAAAGCGCCGCGGCGGCGATGTCCTCCGGCAGGCCGGCGCGCGGGATCGGCTGCGTCCGCGCGAGTTGCCCGCGCACCACCTCCGGGTCCAGTTCGTGCGCGCGGAAGGGGTTGGCGTAGATGATCGGCGTCAACGTGCCGCCGGGGCAGATGCAGTTGGCCCGCACGAAGTGCTGCGCGTTCTCGATCGCGCAAACGCGCGTGAGCTGGATCACGCCGCCTTTGGCCGCGCCGTAGGCGCCCTGGCCGGGCATGCCCATCAGGCCGGAGACGGAGGCCGTGCACACGATTGCGCCGCCGCCGTTCTGAATCAGGTACGGCAGGGCGTGCTTCATGCCCAGCCAGACCGCCTTCAGGTCGACGGCGATGATGCGGTCGAACTGCTCCTCGGCGCAGTCGGTGATCGGCCCCTCGCCGCCGCCGATGCCGGCGTTGTTGTAGATCGCGTCGAGCTTGCCGAACGCCACGACCGCCGTGTGCACAAGCGCCCGCACATCTTCGGACTGCGTCACGTCCGTGCGCAGGAAACGGCAACTGCTTCCTAGCGCGGCGGCGAGCGCCGCGCCCTTCTCTTCCTGCAGATCGCCGAAGACGACCCGCGCCCCCTCCTGCACGAAGCGCCGCACCGTCGCCGCGCCGATGCCCGACGCTCCGCCCGTGATCACCGCGACTTTGCCGTCTAACGTTCCCATGTTGCGCAGCGTACCGCGTCTACCGGCAGGGCGACAGGGGTGATCGCTCGCGCGTCCGCGCCGGGCCGGTCCGTGCCGGCAGCGACGGGTCGCCGGCATGGATAGCACGCTCGGGAAACGGCTCCACGCGGTACGCTATGTGCATGACGATCGGGCGTCGCCGCGGCGGGCGGTGGTGGCGCTGGCTGTGGCAGTGCGCGGCCAGCACGCTGGCGCTCGCCCTCGTGGTCGCGGCGCTGCTGCCGTTGCGGCTTGACCTCGGACTGATCAACGTCGCGTTGGCGCTCTTGTTGGTTTCCGTGGCGGCCGCGGCGGCCTGGGGCTGGGTGGCCGGGCTCTACACCGCCGTACTCAGTAATCTCGCCTTCAACTTCTTCTTCGTGCCGCCGCTCTACCGCTTCACGGTGCAGCAGCCGGCGCATGTGCTGGCGCTGGCGCTGTTCCTGGTTGTGGCCGCGATCACGGCCGCGTTGCTGGCCCAGCGCCGGCAGGCCGCGCTTGAGGCACGGCACCGGGCACATGACACGCGCGTTCTGCTGGCGCTCAATCGCACCACGCGCGACC
This genomic stretch from Dehalococcoidia bacterium harbors:
- a CDS encoding phosphotransferase; this encodes MEPSEVQRAVTAGRSAASALGLQVEGAVVVHNSNRIAVRLIPCNVLARVAPLSHQTADDLEVEVARRLAETGSPVAELEPRVAPRVYVRDGFAITLWTYYEPAASSDIAPAEYAQALGWLHAGLRQIEVSAPHFTDRVAEAERLVADREQTPGLLGADRELLGNTLRRLSTGIIGRGTGEQLLHGEPHLGNLLRTRQGLLIVDFETCCRGPVEFDIAHGLLPSEDGRMLATEEVCEHYPGADQGVLDQCRILIWAMITTWRWQRDDQLPNGRYWASEGLNQLRAARDRYGLDV
- a CDS encoding type II toxin-antitoxin system HicA family toxin; translated protein: MIKLLEAGGWRQVHGQGKGSHRKFRHPDRPGMVIVPGHPNDDLETGTGNAIRRQAEL
- a CDS encoding type II toxin-antitoxin system HicB family antitoxin, whose translation is MYRVHAATVSVQVPVILEEGETNWSAFAPSIPGCVTTGRDRDETLKNMAEALSYHLDETHRDELQEYAHLNPELRQAAAMAKATLSVAEAASLAGVGSTAITAAMRDGELAWVETPTENGAGHRRARRVYRQELERWAAARPQRRRRSA
- a CDS encoding glucose 1-dehydrogenase, with protein sequence MGTLDGKVAVITGGASGIGAATVRRFVQEGARVVFGDLQEEKGAALAAALGSSCRFLRTDVTQSEDVRALVHTAVVAFGKLDAIYNNAGIGGGEGPITDCAEEQFDRIIAVDLKAVWLGMKHALPYLIQNGGGAIVCTASVSGLMGMPGQGAYGAAKGGVIQLTRVCAIENAQHFVRANCICPGGTLTPIIYANPFRAHELDPEVVRGQLARTQPIPRAGLPEDIAAAALWLVSDDSSFVTGQAIVVDGGWTASARPQART